The following are encoded together in the Eulemur rufifrons isolate Redbay chromosome 28, OSU_ERuf_1, whole genome shotgun sequence genome:
- the FBXL15 gene encoding F-box/LRR-repeat protein 15 isoform X2 has translation MEPSGGEQEPGAVRLLDLPWEDVLLPHVLNRVPLPQLLRLQRVSRAFRALVQLHLAGLRRFDAAQVGPQIPRAAFSRLLRDAEGLQELALAPCHEWLSDEDLVPVLARNPQLRSVGLASCGQLSRRALGALAEGCPRLQRLSLAHCDWVDGLALRGLVDRCPALEDLDLTACRQLKDEAIVYLAQKLGAGLRSLSLAVNANVGDAAVQELARNCPELEHLDLTGCLRVGSDGVRKDL, from the exons ATGGAGCCGTCCGGAGGGGAGCAAGAGCCTGGAGCCGTCAG GCTCCTGGACCTGCCCTGGGAAGACGTGCTGCTCCCACACGTCCTGAACCGGGTCCCGCTGCCCCAGCTGCTCCGACTGCAGCGCGTTAGCAGGGCCTTCCGGGCGCTAGTGCAGCTGCACCTGGCCGGACTGCGCCGCTTCGACGCCGCTCAG GTGGGTCCGCAGATCCCGCGGGCCGCTTTTTCCCGGCTGCTGCGGGACGCCGAGGGGCTTCAGGAGCTGGCGCTGGCGCCGTGTCACGAATGGCTGTCAGACGAGGACCTGGTGCCCGTGCTGGCGCGGAATCCGCAGCTGCGGAGTGTGGGGCTGGCAAGCTGCGGGCAACTGAGCCGCCGGGCGCTGGGGGCACTGGCCGAGGGCTGCCCTCGGCTGCAGCGCTTGTCGCTCGCACACTGTGACTGGGTGGACGGGCTGGCGCTGCGCGGCCTCGTAGACCGCTGCCCGGCCCTAGAGGACCTGGACCTCACTGCCTGCCGCCAGCTCAAGGACGAGGCCATCGTGTACCTAGCGCAGAAACTCGGCGCCGGCCTCCGCAGCCTCTCGCTGGCTGTCAACGCCAATGTGGGGGACGCCGCGGTCCAAGAGTTAGCACGGAACTGCCCGGAACTCGAGCACCTTGACCTTACCGGCTGCCTCCGCGTTGGAAGCGACGGCGTCAG AAAAGACCTCTAG
- the FBXL15 gene encoding F-box/LRR-repeat protein 15 isoform X1, protein MEPSGGEQEPGAVRLLDLPWEDVLLPHVLNRVPLPQLLRLQRVSRAFRALVQLHLAGLRRFDAAQVGPQIPRAAFSRLLRDAEGLQELALAPCHEWLSDEDLVPVLARNPQLRSVGLASCGQLSRRALGALAEGCPRLQRLSLAHCDWVDGLALRGLVDRCPALEDLDLTACRQLKDEAIVYLAQKLGAGLRSLSLAVNANVGDAAVQELARNCPELEHLDLTGCLRVGSDGVRTLAEYCPALRSLRVRHCHHVAEPSLSRLRKRGVDIDVEPPLHQALVLLQDMAGFAPFVNLQV, encoded by the exons ATGGAGCCGTCCGGAGGGGAGCAAGAGCCTGGAGCCGTCAG GCTCCTGGACCTGCCCTGGGAAGACGTGCTGCTCCCACACGTCCTGAACCGGGTCCCGCTGCCCCAGCTGCTCCGACTGCAGCGCGTTAGCAGGGCCTTCCGGGCGCTAGTGCAGCTGCACCTGGCCGGACTGCGCCGCTTCGACGCCGCTCAG GTGGGTCCGCAGATCCCGCGGGCCGCTTTTTCCCGGCTGCTGCGGGACGCCGAGGGGCTTCAGGAGCTGGCGCTGGCGCCGTGTCACGAATGGCTGTCAGACGAGGACCTGGTGCCCGTGCTGGCGCGGAATCCGCAGCTGCGGAGTGTGGGGCTGGCAAGCTGCGGGCAACTGAGCCGCCGGGCGCTGGGGGCACTGGCCGAGGGCTGCCCTCGGCTGCAGCGCTTGTCGCTCGCACACTGTGACTGGGTGGACGGGCTGGCGCTGCGCGGCCTCGTAGACCGCTGCCCGGCCCTAGAGGACCTGGACCTCACTGCCTGCCGCCAGCTCAAGGACGAGGCCATCGTGTACCTAGCGCAGAAACTCGGCGCCGGCCTCCGCAGCCTCTCGCTGGCTGTCAACGCCAATGTGGGGGACGCCGCGGTCCAAGAGTTAGCACGGAACTGCCCGGAACTCGAGCACCTTGACCTTACCGGCTGCCTCCGCGTTGGAAGCGACGGCGTCAG GACATTGGCCGAGTACTGCCCCGCGTTGCGCTCGCTGCGGGTGAGGCACTGCCACCATGTGGCCGAGCCCAGCCTGAGCCGCTTGCGAAAGCGCGGCGTCGACATCGACGTGGAGCCACCGCTGCACCAGGCCCTGGTACTGCTACAGGACATGGCGGGCTTTGCACCTTTTGTCAACCTGCAGGTCTGA